A stretch of the Aegilops tauschii subsp. strangulata cultivar AL8/78 chromosome 4, Aet v6.0, whole genome shotgun sequence genome encodes the following:
- the LOC109740237 gene encoding serpin-Z1, producing the protein MATEAMAGAVRDLAALSMRFLLHLGGNQTNLAFSPLSFHYVLVLLAAGATGDTLNQIVSFLGPSGGMAHASLASHAASAFLARGNGSEPDVRCGVGLWVDSSLRLRPAFADMVASRYNATAQAMPFQEKPDEARVEINRWFEDRTGGLIKELMPEGHLDSDTALVIGNALYLRGSWLRPFDREDTVDGDFFLADGSSVRVPFMTSGIRQRISSHPGFKVLQLPYDSGRVGGRHSFSMHIYLPDERDGLQALIRELSSDTGGFLNRSAPAQAVEVGYFKIPKFKVSRKVEASDLLKDMGLERPFCFSHDFAEMVDYSEPLAVRSVLHECVVEVDEDGTMAAAATEAHIMTGCSIGWEEPVRVDFVADHPFLFLIREDESGIVLFAGQVVNPEL; encoded by the exons ATGGCCACGGAGGCCATGGCCGGCGCCGTGAGGGACCTGGCCGCCCTCTCCATGCGGTTCCTCCTCCACCTCGGCGGCAACCAAACCAACCTGGCCTTCTCCCCGCTGTCGTTCCACTATGTCCTCGTCCTTCTCGCTGCCGGTGCCACGGGCGACACCCTCAACCAGATCGTCTCCTTCCTAGGCCCCTCCGGCGGCATGGCGCACGCATCCCTCGCGTCCCATGCAGCCTCTGCTTTCCTCGCTCGGGGCAATGGCTCGGAGCCCGACGTCCGGTGCGGCGTAGGCCTTTGGGTGGATTCGTCGCTCCGGCTTAGGCCTGCCTTCGCAGACATGGTCGCCTCCCGGTACAATGCCACAGCTCAAGCCATGCCTTTCCAAGAAAAG CCTGACGAGGCGAGAGTTGAGATCAACCGCTGGTTCGAGGACAGGACAGGCGGCCTGATCAAAGAACTCATGCCGGAGGGCCACCTCGACAGCGACACCGCCCTGGTCATCGGCAACGCGCTCTACCTGAGAGGCTCATGGCTGCGCCCGTTCGATCGCGAAGACACAGTGGACGGCGACTTCTTCTTGGCCGACGGGAGCAGTGTGCGCGTGCCGTTCATGACGAGCGGAATCCGCCAGCGCATCAGCTCCCATCCAGGCTTCAAAGTACTGCAGCTGCCCTACGATTCCGGCAGGGTCGGCGGCAGGCACAGCTTCAGCATGCACATCTATCTCCCCGACGAGCGCGACGGGCTGCAGGCGCTGATCCGCGAGCTCAGCTCCGACACGGGCGGGTTCCTGAACCGCAGCGCCCCCGCGCAGGCGGTGGAAGTGGGGTACTTCAAGATCCCCAAGTTCAAGGTGTCGCGCAAGGTGGAAGCGTCGGACCTGCTGAAGGACATGGGGCTGGAGCGACCGTTCTGCTTTTCACATGACTTCGCGGAGATGGTTGACTACTCGGAACCTCTCGCGGTGCGTAGCGTGCTACACGAGTGCGTGGTTGAGGTCGACGAGGATGGAACCATGGCCGCGGCGGCCACCGAAGCTCAcatcatgacgggctgctccaTCGGATGGGAGGAGCCGGTGCGTGTCGACTTCGTTGCAGATCACCCGTTCCTGTTCCTCATCAGGGAGGACGAGAGTGGCATAGTGCTTTTTGCAGGGCAAGTCGTCAATCCCGAGCTCTAG